The Xenopus laevis strain J_2021 chromosome 4L, Xenopus_laevis_v10.1, whole genome shotgun sequence genomic sequence ctatctattgtatctatctatctttctatctattgtatctatctatctttctatctattgtatctatctatctttctatctattgtatctatctaatctatctactgtatctatctaatctatctactgtatctatctaatctatctatcgtatctatctactgtatctatctaatctatctactgtatctatctaatctatctactgtatctatctaatctatctactgtatctatctactgtatctatccaatctatctactgtatctatccaatctatctatctactgtatctatctattgtatctatctactgtatctactgtatctatctactgtatctatctactgtatctatctactgtatctatctactgtatctatctactgtatctatctactgtatctatctactgtatctatctactctatctatctactctatctatctactctatctatctactctatctatctactctatctactctatctatctactctatctatctactctatctatctactctatctatctatctgctactgtatatctatctatctgctgtatctattgtatctatctattgtatctatctattgtatctatctattgtatctatctattgtatctatctattgtatctatctatcttgctTCTTAATAGCAGAACATGGAAATGggatattgtttatatatttacacacacacacaaacataataAAAGGGTTATACATGGGTTAAATAACTATATACAGTGTCATGGTATAATATCAGCTGGAATACTAAATATTCACCTTTTGCAACGCTGATTTCCAAATAATTCTGATAATTCCTTTTTGTCCAAAAGAAGCCCACACGCCTGCAAAAGTAACATGAAAGAGGAGCATATTAAGGAACTAACAAACACATAAACATTGTCTATGTAGAATAGTAACTTTATATGGCTGCCAGAGAAACAGTGTTACACAGTGCTGCACTGGCTTCTGATCCACAGACTAAGGAAATGAAATGAGGGTAGAATAAAGAATAAACATCTGGAAGGagagaaatgggggggggggactggcaatctgtgggttctggcaaatgccataggggttgctgtaagatgccatagacagttactttttattgggctggtggatgctgtctgggcctctgtgtatttaaaGGGCCTATTGTGAATGTTAGTCAGGACCTGAGGGGTATATATGAATGGAAGAACTGTGAAGAAACATGTAAATAAGTTAGGCAATGATAGGGGAACATGGATAGGTAGGCAATGAATAGAGTGACATATGAGATTATAGGCCAGTGACAGATAAGTAAGTGGCATGCAAAAGAGAAGGGAATAAGGAGCTCTATAGAAGAAACACAGACACGCAATACACCAGCTGGGGTGGCAGTGCCATGGTTACAGCTAATTATAGCACCTGAATTACCTTGGCAAATTCTCCACAGGGATCTGCCAGCATGCAAACCTTAAAAAGAAGACAAGACATATTATGGCTTCCAATATTAATGTCCAACATTaagaacattaacattttttcaaaCCAAGAAAGCAGTTCTAAACGTTactttactaaaggtggccatgaaAGTGAATAAGTCCCCTGGAATCAGTACAAAGAATATTACACCACAGGCTGACAACGGCTCAATTCAACATTCTGGCCTGAAACATGATATTCTTTCTATTGTTACAGTAAAAAGTGACTGTAGGATATATTACCAGTGATGCCCAGCCTATAATTACTCATAGTTCTGTCTTCCTCTCTAATTACTTTAAAGCTACAACACATGGTTTGCTATTACTAGAGGCAGGGCTGTATCTACCATATAGGCACTCCAGGGCCTGTGCATAGGGTAGTAGCTTTGGGGGGTGACTATGTTGTAAATTAACTTGTGTGGGGGAAAGAAACCTCCCCCACTGCCACTGGATACAATGAATCATGCATAAAGAGGAAAAATTAGAGCAACTGCAGAATATaagtttctacatcatactaaatcttaattttaaaaataaaagcttactctttaaaggagaactaaagcttgaaggagaagcaaacccaaaagttaaaaaaaccctaccctacatagacctccctcctcccccagcctaagtgttaccccgggcaaatgcccctaactttttacttacccctcggtgaagattcaggcatctgagttcacgggcgccatcttcagccgcttcggtaatcttcgcaATGACACTGTCGCTTCAGCAATTTTTGCGAGTTTCTgcgaatgcgcagttgtcgcgagacAGACAATTGCTCCAACTGGGCATGCACCGCTCCGCTGGTCTGattcagaagattaccgaagagaagaagatggcgcccgtgaactccgcagGACAGAATCTACAaggaagggtaagtaaaaacttaggggcatttgctgggggtaacacttaggctgggagtgtgcagggaggggggtctatgtagggtagagttttttttaacttttggtttTGTGTCttctttaactaaagaagtagctagacatgttgtacattatgttttgggtttctgtaccagcccaaggcaaccacagccctttagcagggaagatctgtgtctccaaagatgccccagtagctccccatcttcttttctgctgattcactgcacatgctctgtgctgctgtcacttactgagcttagggacccactcacaatatacagtacacatagaatataactgacacaatataaggctgattagtaattaatacagataattactacatggcagcacagaaaccagtgcaattagcatcagaatttaataatcagccctgtagcatcagcttatattacaggccaacctcaatttctgcttgataattagtgacgacaactaaacttagcttctcaacagctgctcagagcccactgagtgtcacagacactttccaagatggtgaccccatgtgacatgtttgaagccctggatcattactgccattgggaagctgaaactttagactggtgcaataagtgcagtatataaaatatagcatttttagccatattcatttttaggggttagttctcctttaagccagtaAATGCTCATAGAGCGCCTATAATAGAAAAAGTTCACATTATCTATCATCATGCATGTAACTGCCTCTTACACAATGACTTGCACAAGGTGGAAATGAGCCAAAAAGAGGTATTGTGAAACAAACAGGTCTGGTGAAGTGCTTTTAACTCTTAAAATTCCTACAAGGAGAGAGCATGAAACTATCTCCTTTCCTGAAAAGTTCCGTCATGAATCACTGATACTGTCCCCTATTAGCCGGCCACTTACCTTCCCTTCTGCTTCATGCACCTTTCCCCATTCGCTCACTACAAACACGTCATTAACAGAGATGCAAGCAACAACTGCTGCTCCGCGGGATTTCAGCTCTGCTGCCTGAGCTACATACCCCGGCAGATGTGTCTATATTTGCAGAAGGAAAAATGAATTAGACCTATAGTATGTGATACTGACATACATATTCGTCCACAGCTGAAGCTTCTATTCCTTTACCTTAGAGCAGCCAGGAGTGAATGCCCCAGGGACACCAAACAGCACCCCCTTCTTGTTAGTGAACAAATCTCTGATGTTGACCTTGTTCCCAGGCCCCCCCTCATACACCTGCACATTAGGAAGTTGATCTCCAACCTGCAAGCAcagaaggtaaaaataaaatactaatacAATGAAATACTAATATCCATAACGAGGAAGTGTACAGAGCTTGTTTGATTGTTTCAGGGATTTGCCCACAACTGAAATCCATTGTGTAAGTCATTTCCTTTACACGATACTGGAATTTTGAAGGTGTTGTTTCCTCATTGCACCATGTATAAGATTACAATTATAAACAGCTTTGGGTCACAATTACCAGTATCAAGTTGCCAACACTTATTTCCCTAAAGCTGTAGGATGCAATTACAGTATCTGTTGTGTGACCATGCACTGATAAGCAGCTTTAATGTGATCAATACTTGCATTACACCTAAATAATGAATGTGCTCAGACTGATGGAAATTTAGTGCTACTATCAAAATACTACACACTGTATGCTGGAGTATTAATATGATCTATTGAAATGACAAATCTATAGCTCGTCAGGCGTGGGTGCATAGATGTCTCCTCTAAAGAAAGTATATTGTATATAGGCTAAAATCACCCTGGGCTATGGCTCATAGAATCCCAGAATCTGATCCTTTTCAGATCTGGGagaatcttaaggtggccatagacacacagacacacagatcctatcgtacgaatcgaggattcgtacgattttcggatcgtgtgtggagtgtgccgacatctttcgtccggcagagatcggtcgtttggtcgatcggtcaggtttgattttgacccgaccgatcccgccggagcccacggcacatcgtaatcggatcgttcggccgtacggccgaacaatcagattgcccccgatatagccatgtttgttaatggcatatcggggaaagatctgctcgtttggcgatatggccaaacaagcggatctttgcatctatagccacctttagtccTTGCCAAAATCTAAAACTTAAATATCACGTGACTTAAGACCACATGACAACCAAaagttgacaattttttttaaaagattttttgctgatttacatatacaaattaaggtTTGGACTTGGTTTGTTATTCGGGAAAATTTCATGTGCTGGAGTCAGAAATCAGCCAAATCTTAAATTCTGAATCTTGTGCATCCCCAGcaagaataggacattctttTGTATTTGCCCAGGGGTGACGCCCAGCTCCTGTTTCTAAGCATTTATATCCCTCCTACACTTTAATCATCAGCAGCCACATGGAGGCACAGGTGTATCTTGCAGAGAACTGTATGCTCTGGTTcaccttagagcaggggtccccaacctttttttacctgtgagccacatccaaatgtaaaaagagatggagagcaacacaaacattgaAAATttcccttgggatgccaaataagggctgtgattggctatttggtagctcctatatggactggcagcctacaggaggctctatttgataCTTTCCTTAGtttctatgcaattaaaatttgcacctgctttaaggaccctgagagcaacatccaaggggttggagagcaacatgttgctcacgagctactggttggggatcgctgcctTAGAGGATACACACGGTGCATCCCCATTGCAACTGGATAGTCACAGTTACTGGAAATATTAACACAGCACTGTAGTCTACAGAGACCAATGGAAGGGCCAGGAGGTGCATCATTCTAAAGGAAAATATTACAAGGAGGGGATTTCCCCACAGCACAAATGATATTACATAAGGGAAACTTATCCAATGTGACATCAACTGCAATTATAAACGGTTACAAAacattaaaacttgtttttttttaatcctgatttgggaactccacccaaaactcTCTGTTGCATAACgatagaaaatgtcattctagctttccaatatacattcattatactttttcagaggttttcagaGGTTTTAAAGTTAATTTGTAAATGTACTTTCTACTGAAATTACATTTACTTACAGTATGCAGCGAAAtaagatttttgggtggagttACGCCTTAATTTTGATGCTGATCCTCTAACTGGTCAGAGCTGTCTCATTGATCCAGTAACTGGTAAGAGCTATCTCACTGATCCTCTAACTGGTCAGAGCAGTCTCATTGATCCAGTAACTGGCCGGAGCTGTCTCTGTGATATTGTAACTGGCAGGAGCCGTCTCATTTATCCTGTAACTGGCCAGAACTGTCTCAGTGATACTGTACCTGTCTCAGTGATACTATAATTGGCCAGAGCTGTCTCTGTGATCCTGTAACTGGCCAGAGCTGTCTCTGTGATCCTGTAACTGGCCGGAGCTAACTCATTGGTCCTGTAACTGGTCAGAGCTGTCTCATTGATCCTGTAACTGGTCAGAGCTATCTCATTGATCCTCTAACTGCTCAGAGCAGTCTCATTAATCCAGTAACTGGCCGGAGCTGTCTCTGTGATATTGTAACTGGCAGGAGCTGTCTCATTTATCCTGTAACTGGCCGGAGTTGTCTCATTGATCCTGTAACTATCCGGAGCTGTCTCAATGATACTGTAACTCGCTGGAGCTGTCTCTGTGATACTGTAACTGGCTTAATTGAATGGtaccaaataaaaaatagagtGGAGGCACCAAACAAGTATAAATCCAACTAGAAAAATAGTAAAGATTAAGGAAAAATGTCAACGTTCCCCCCAGTCTAAGggtgcatatttataaatagagCATGACGATGTGAGCTTCCCAAAAATCCAAACAGTAGTAATTAAAAGTACGAAAACATAATGTGTTTCGTTCCTGTTGGGACACTTACTGTTGGGGCtgaacctatgagtaagtgccccaataggcacaaaaCGATTTATGTTTTcttatcatgtcctaataaatgtttttgtacttttaaagggatcctgttatcggaaaacatgtttttttcaaaacgcatcagttaatagttctactccagcagaattctgcactgaaatccatttctcaaaagagcaaacagatttttgtatattcaattttgaaatctgacatggggctagacattttgtcaatttcctagctgcccccagtcgtgacttgtgcctgcactttaggagagaaatgctttctggcaggctgctgtttttccttctcaatgtaacaatgtgtctcattgagacatgggtttttactattgagtgctgttcttagatctcccaggcagctatcttgtgttagggagctgctatctggttaccttcccattgttcttttgtttggctgctgggggtggggggaaagggagggggtgatatcactccaacttgcaatacagcagtaaagagtgattgaagtttatcagagcacaagtcacatgacttggggcagctgggaaattgacaatatgtctagccccatgtcagatttcaaaattgaatataaaaaaatctgtttgctcttttgagaaatggatttcagtgcagaattctgctggagcagcactattaactgattcattttgaaaaatgttttttttcccatgacagtatccctttaacttctgtTGTTTGGATTTCTGGGAATGTTGCATTGTcattggactggcaatctgtgggttctgtggggctgctgtaaggtcctaTAGACAATCACTTTTTAGTGGGCTAGTGGAGGGCTATTTGGGCTTTGCATTGCCAGGCAATATTTTGACTCCTAGTCCAGACCTGGTCATGCTCTAATGATACTTGTAACTGGCCAAAAGTGCTCATTGGTAAGACCAGGGGCACAGTAGTCATTTGCCCTGCTAGAATAATAGACATATCAAATAGAAAGAGGTAGCCACATGGCAACCAGCTGGGGATTCTGGGGGCAGAAATTCGGCTTTCCATCGTGTTGTACATATGAATGGAGTCCATGGGGGTAGAACTCTGAGTTACCTGAACCCACAATCTTTTtaaatgtacaaaacaaaatacTGCGCTGCAGAGCTTACCATCTAATATTGGTACCTGGGCGAGTAGACGACATGCCCAAGGTCAGGAGGAGTTAAAGCACGAGCCACAACATGCCAGAGACGTTTACTCTTATTTGACAGATTGGGCAGATTTGAAACCAATTCAATATACATAGACACAGAAATCAGTGCGCACGCACGTTCCTATAGGTTACACTGCGTCAGGGGAGCGCGCACACCTGCACTAGACCGCTACTCGCTACATTACGTACCTTTATGGACATGGCTCTTGTTCTGCTCGCGGGACTGGCAACTGCTCGCAGAGGTGACAGGAGGAGGAATGATACCGGGATACGAAGAGCCATGACAACTACAGTGGGCCGAGCCGGTGGGGCGTAGAAACCCCGCCCATATAGGGCAGGCAAGGTCAAAATCCTAGCGCGCATGCCCCGAGCAAGTTTACCTTTCAGGCGTGACCGCGCATGCGTGGGAGTTGCTGCCGCAGACAAAAGTGTCACATTGTTTTTTGTATATGAATTGTTATGGACTTCAGAAGGATAGGGATAGTGTTAAATGATAGAGTGAGAGGCTGAGCAGTGGGTATGGTATCAGTGTATATTTATAGTGTCAAACAGTGGCTTCAAGCACCCTAAGAATGGATTACTATGTGAAGACTGGTCATGAAAATAatccctggcattccaagtaaacagaggcccagaCAGACCCCTCATCGGCCACtttgcattttacagcagcccttctggcattagtcagaacccacagattgctagtccaggactagggttgccaccgttgctggtggctaaacccgaacaaagtGGACGGGGCAGATTGGGATGGAGAAGTGATGTCCGtatgggcatgatgacatcagagatgatgtcgtggagttatgatgctgggtcagggttattgcatcacttataggggaagtaaaggctaaaatgaagcaagctttatcagaaagctctatataaatacaccagtaaaccctcaaagtaatgctgctctgagtcctctgtcaaaataaacatcacatttctttccttctattgtgtagacatgggcttctgtagcagacttcctgttttcagtttaaacctccactGCATgcccttgagcatgctcagtttgcttgtctccccctccctgctgtaatctaagtcCAGAGCTATAAGCGagcgactcaggcaggaagtgatgtcacaccaagccaacatggcagctgctatcctaaacaaacagagaacacttcaagagctgtttattcaagtatggtaaagcattctgcagaataaatatactgttatagcttgtactattttggctaatctattggcaataaactgcttcagtagctttccttctcctttaaatgcatctGGCTGGGTTTCTGTCCAGTTTgtgcaatgttttaaatgggacagaaagttttgacagccctttgacaaactgagatgtccagttgaaacccacacaGCTGGAAACCCTACCCCTATCTATTCTGCGCGATGAGTAAGACCAATCAGGTATGGGATGTTattacagaaatcagttatccaaaaagcttcttttagaaaaaatatttcttaattttgattgatttgcttctttctgtttctgtaataacaaaaatgaaCTGCAcatgataataactaagccatgtcaaggtgagtatcttggtatttaattggttttcatatattggccagattattgttcgggtttcataaggctgacaACTGAACAGAAAGTTAAACCCGAACAGGCCATGGGAAAaccgaactgtttgggtcaaaaccgaacaggtggcatcCCTATCCAGACCTTTTGTATCATTGTGCTGAAGGTGCTAATGATGCACACTGCGGCTGCATCGTACAGTCGCGTTACGTCGGATCAaagctgcgacttcatctgacaatgcattcacttatcttatttccgtcgcatctgatttgacacctgcgtttttgtaCAGCGCATCGGATCTTTCCAAAAtggtccgtgtagtcctacccttaaacctCATTACTAATCGGTGAGCATGTCTGTTATTGTGGCATCTgttggcttgaaaa encodes the following:
- the prdx5.L gene encoding peroxiredoxin 5 L homeolog precursor — encoded protein: MALRIPVSFLLLSPLRAVASPASRTRAMSIKVGDQLPNVQVYEGGPGNKVNIRDLFTNKKGVLFGVPGAFTPGCSKTHLPGYVAQAAELKSRGAAVVACISVNDVFVVSEWGKVHEAEGKVCMLADPCGEFAKACGLLLDKKELSELFGNQRCKRFSMVVEDGKIKAINVEEDGTGLTCSLAGNIISQL